The Sinomonas sp. P10A9 genome includes a window with the following:
- a CDS encoding carbohydrate ABC transporter permease — translation MSTIEKTAGPVPNAARPKKGPGQRKDVSSEVNRLLPGPLLAVGLVVLCAVIAVPLLYIVFASMNSDIEVARGAFFPTQFTLGNYTQIWSTLPLGRGLANSVMIAGLVAVVSSVIAIVTAYVLVRFEFRGRLSILRCLIGLQSVPGTLLLLPVFVVFASAGNYLGITVIGTWWGLFLAYLTFALPFSTWVMVTYLRGLPKELEEAARIDGATPVGVLFRIIFPLSWPGLVVSGVFSFLLGWNDVMFASVLTRPSSQTVAVVLQIFGASSEGGAVPLYGQMMAASLICAAPVVILYLIFQRFLVGGLTAGSVK, via the coding sequence ATGAGCACCATCGAGAAGACCGCCGGCCCGGTGCCGAACGCCGCGCGGCCCAAGAAGGGCCCGGGGCAGCGAAAGGACGTGTCATCGGAGGTCAACCGGCTGCTGCCGGGGCCGCTGCTCGCAGTCGGCCTCGTGGTCCTCTGCGCCGTCATCGCCGTCCCGCTGCTGTACATCGTGTTCGCCTCGATGAACTCGGACATCGAAGTCGCCCGCGGGGCCTTTTTCCCGACGCAGTTCACGCTGGGCAACTACACACAGATCTGGAGCACGCTTCCGTTGGGGCGGGGGCTCGCGAACAGCGTCATGATCGCCGGCCTCGTCGCCGTCGTCTCCTCAGTCATCGCGATCGTCACCGCCTACGTCCTCGTGCGCTTCGAGTTCCGCGGACGCCTGAGCATCCTGCGTTGCCTCATCGGCCTGCAGAGCGTCCCGGGCACGCTCCTGCTCCTCCCGGTCTTCGTCGTCTTCGCCTCGGCAGGGAACTATCTGGGCATCACGGTGATCGGCACCTGGTGGGGGCTGTTCCTGGCCTACCTGACCTTCGCGCTGCCCTTCTCGACCTGGGTCATGGTCACCTACCTGCGCGGGCTTCCGAAGGAGCTCGAGGAGGCCGCGCGCATCGACGGCGCCACACCCGTAGGGGTCCTGTTCCGGATCATCTTCCCGCTCAGCTGGCCCGGGCTGGTCGTCTCCGGCGTCTTCTCCTTCCTCCTGGGCTGGAACGACGTCATGTTCGCCTCGGTCCTGACCAGGCCCAGCAGCCAGACCGTGGCCGTGGTGCTGCAGATCTTCGGCGCCTCCTCCGAGGGCGGCGCGGTGCCGCTGTACGGGCAGATGATGGCGGCTTCCCTGATCTGCGCGGCGCCCGTGGTCATCCTCTACCTCATCTTCCAGCGATTCCTCGTCGGCGGCCTGACTGCCGGCAGCGTCAAGTAA
- a CDS encoding LuxR C-terminal-related transcriptional regulator, with translation MTHNDSVGLDQSIRVFVLDPHEVARYGMRSLLERAGMTVVGESGSAREAEVLIPHLAPDVAVLGEKLTDGNGIEVCRAVRSADPRIQCIILNHAHDEQALFEAVMAGAAGYFAKDISVDRLIDVVRRAAAGEAIFDPDAEARTRSRFTSQHSDDPLMDTLTRQERRVLELVGTGLTNRQIALELGLAEKTAKNYVSSILTKLGMKHRTQAALHVIGQNPSPRPRPPNGSQPAGQ, from the coding sequence ATGACGCACAACGACTCGGTGGGTCTGGATCAGTCTATACGCGTCTTCGTTCTGGATCCCCATGAGGTGGCCCGCTACGGGATGAGGAGCCTGCTCGAGCGGGCCGGGATGACCGTGGTCGGAGAGTCGGGCTCGGCGCGCGAGGCCGAGGTGCTCATCCCCCACCTTGCCCCGGACGTCGCGGTGCTCGGCGAGAAGCTCACAGACGGGAACGGCATCGAGGTCTGCCGGGCCGTGCGGTCGGCAGACCCGCGGATCCAGTGCATCATTCTCAACCACGCCCACGACGAGCAGGCGCTCTTCGAGGCCGTGATGGCCGGAGCCGCGGGGTACTTCGCCAAGGACATCTCCGTTGACCGGCTCATCGACGTGGTGCGCCGCGCCGCTGCCGGCGAGGCCATCTTCGACCCCGACGCCGAAGCCCGGACCAGATCACGCTTCACTTCACAGCACTCGGACGATCCACTCATGGACACCCTCACGCGGCAGGAGCGCCGGGTCCTGGAGCTGGTGGGGACCGGGCTGACCAACCGGCAGATCGCCCTTGAGCTCGGCCTGGCCGAGAAGACCGCGAAGAACTATGTCTCGTCCATCCTGACCAAGCTCGGCATGAAGCACCGTACTCAGGCAGCGCTACACGTCATCGGCCAGAACCCCAGCCCCCGGCCCCGCCCCCCTAACGGATCGCAGCCTGCCGGCCAATGA
- a CDS encoding response regulator yields the protein MTSPELRIVVVDDQTLVRRGFALILAEERDFVVVGEAADGKEALSVCREADPDVVLMDVRMPVMDGVEATRRLTAGGRAKVLMLTTFDLDAYVYEAIRAGASGFMLKDVRPDDLAHAVRTVAAGDTMLAPAITRRLVEEFVSRPAPGTVPNAAAVLTGREREVLVHMAHGSSNAEIAAALVLSEATVKTHVTRVLAKLGVRDRVQAVVLAYECGLVRAGS from the coding sequence GTGACGTCTCCCGAGCTCCGCATCGTCGTGGTCGACGACCAGACGTTGGTTCGGCGAGGATTCGCCCTGATCCTCGCGGAGGAGCGGGACTTCGTTGTGGTCGGCGAGGCCGCGGACGGTAAGGAGGCGCTGTCGGTGTGCCGGGAGGCCGATCCAGATGTCGTGCTGATGGACGTGCGGATGCCCGTCATGGACGGAGTGGAGGCCACCCGCCGCCTCACGGCAGGCGGCCGGGCAAAGGTCCTGATGCTCACGACGTTCGACCTCGACGCCTACGTCTACGAGGCGATCCGGGCTGGCGCGAGCGGGTTCATGCTCAAGGACGTGCGGCCGGACGACCTCGCGCACGCGGTGCGGACCGTTGCCGCAGGCGACACCATGCTCGCCCCGGCCATCACGCGGCGGCTCGTCGAAGAGTTCGTGAGCCGCCCGGCGCCCGGAACGGTCCCGAACGCCGCGGCCGTCCTCACCGGACGGGAGCGCGAAGTCCTTGTCCACATGGCCCACGGCAGCTCAAATGCGGAGATTGCGGCCGCACTGGTCCTCTCCGAGGCAACCGTGAAGACGCATGTGACCCGCGTGCTCGCCAAACTCGGGGTGCGGGACCGGGTGCAGGCGGTGGTCCTGGCCTATGAATGCGGTCTGGTGCGGGCGGGGTCTTGA
- a CDS encoding TetR/AcrR family transcriptional regulator, which translates to MNGRMDDWAPGGTRPSARERILKTSYELFARRGVRDVGIDEIIARSGVAKATFYRHFPSKEALVLAYMDRWYITRHEAIEDAIEHSHSPDDALLAAFTVLDEWFRRGAAEVNTFLHVMIEFGPDHPLGRAAMAHLASIRERLAALAEAAGLDDPEGFAWSFHILTKGAMVASIEGDLRAAARARNLARVLIDLHRPDRPESPLPRTGLPAMQ; encoded by the coding sequence ATGAACGGCCGAATGGACGACTGGGCGCCGGGGGGGACGCGCCCTTCAGCGCGGGAACGGATCCTGAAGACCTCGTATGAGCTCTTCGCGAGACGGGGCGTGCGCGACGTGGGGATCGATGAGATCATCGCGCGGTCAGGTGTCGCCAAGGCCACGTTCTACCGGCATTTCCCCTCGAAGGAAGCGCTCGTCCTCGCCTACATGGACCGCTGGTACATCACGCGCCATGAGGCGATCGAAGATGCGATCGAGCACAGCCACTCGCCGGACGACGCCCTCCTGGCCGCCTTCACCGTGCTCGACGAGTGGTTCCGGCGCGGCGCCGCAGAGGTGAATACCTTCCTCCACGTGATGATCGAGTTCGGCCCGGACCACCCGCTCGGGCGCGCAGCCATGGCGCACCTCGCCTCGATCCGCGAGAGGCTCGCGGCCCTCGCCGAGGCAGCGGGACTCGACGATCCCGAAGGCTTCGCCTGGTCATTCCACATCCTCACCAAGGGCGCGATGGTCGCCTCGATCGAAGGGGATCTGAGGGCCGCGGCGCGCGCGCGCAACCTCGCCCGCGTGCTCATCGACCTCCATCGGCCGGACCGCCCTGAATCCCCGCTCCCTCGGACCGGGCTGCCCGCGATGCAGTGA
- a CDS encoding sigma-70 family RNA polymerase sigma factor — MSESKVDLKVLDGGREAAHTKRRRADEAGELVLEYLGLADALANRHRVPGHDFDDIRQVARLGLVKAARQYREGSGHGFAQYAAPTIAGTIKHYLRDQSWVVRPPRSVQELRLGVRAAGGRLAQDLGREPNVEELCEATGASAEKVAEARSVGAAMSAVAIDPLDTPDDEGRTFVLSNIEEGFERVEQHELVSTALEGLSAYERRLVKLRFVDELSQSEIAAELGVSQMQVSRLLRRLLDRMRRRLAA, encoded by the coding sequence GTGAGTGAGTCAAAGGTAGATCTGAAGGTTCTTGACGGAGGACGGGAAGCCGCCCACACGAAGAGGAGACGTGCAGACGAGGCGGGCGAGCTTGTGCTCGAGTACTTGGGGCTGGCGGACGCCCTGGCCAACCGCCATCGCGTTCCGGGGCACGACTTCGACGACATCCGTCAGGTCGCGAGGCTCGGCCTCGTCAAGGCGGCCCGCCAGTACCGGGAGGGCAGCGGCCATGGATTCGCGCAGTACGCCGCGCCCACGATCGCGGGAACGATCAAGCACTACCTCAGGGACCAGTCGTGGGTGGTGCGCCCACCCCGCTCGGTACAGGAACTGCGCCTCGGGGTGAGGGCCGCGGGCGGACGCCTCGCGCAGGATCTGGGGCGGGAGCCGAATGTCGAGGAGCTCTGCGAGGCGACGGGCGCCTCCGCCGAGAAGGTGGCCGAGGCCCGCAGCGTGGGAGCCGCCATGTCCGCCGTCGCGATCGACCCGCTGGACACGCCCGACGACGAGGGCCGCACCTTCGTCCTCTCTAACATCGAGGAGGGGTTCGAGCGCGTTGAGCAGCACGAGCTCGTGTCCACGGCCCTTGAGGGGCTGAGCGCCTACGAGCGCCGGCTTGTGAAGCTGCGGTTCGTCGACGAGCTGAGCCAGAGCGAGATCGCCGCGGAGCTGGGCGTGAGCCAGATGCAGGTCTCGCGGCTCCTGCGGCGCCTTCTCGACCGCATGCGGCGGCGCCTCGCCGCCTAG
- a CDS encoding Gfo/Idh/MocA family protein, whose product MGGPGTLRAAVVGCGVIGRQHAQVIAATEGVELVCLVDVDPAAATALADAVAAEPGQMRPAVFASLTEALDQHAARLDLVSVCTPSGTHADLAVEALDAGTHVVVEKPLDVDLPSARRVAAAAEAAQARGQVISVISQHRFDAASAAVARAIRAGRLGRITSAVASVAWWRSQAYYDSGAWRGTWELDGGGAVMNQGVHTVDLLLWFLGRPSEIHAHTGLLAHERVEVEDTAVATVRFESGALAAIHFTTAAYPGLTARLQIHGDRGSALIDNDRLVYFHAADSAEGDGGSSYGMAGAGNQAHLEVGELESSANTRGADDLQTAHQMQYADVVQAIRTSTAPLVGIEEATAALAAVRAVYVSAALGKAVSLADVLDGRYDETAVHTP is encoded by the coding sequence ATGGGCGGCCCCGGGACCCTGCGCGCCGCCGTCGTCGGCTGCGGGGTCATCGGCCGTCAGCATGCCCAGGTCATCGCCGCCACCGAGGGAGTCGAACTCGTCTGCCTCGTCGACGTCGACCCCGCAGCGGCCACCGCCCTCGCGGACGCCGTCGCGGCCGAACCCGGGCAGATGCGCCCTGCCGTTTTCGCCTCACTGACCGAAGCACTCGACCAGCATGCGGCGAGGCTCGACCTCGTCTCGGTGTGCACACCCTCGGGCACGCATGCCGACCTCGCGGTGGAGGCGCTCGATGCAGGCACGCACGTGGTCGTCGAGAAGCCCCTCGACGTGGACCTCCCCAGCGCCCGGCGAGTCGCTGCGGCGGCCGAGGCTGCCCAGGCGCGCGGACAGGTCATCTCCGTGATCAGCCAGCACCGCTTCGACGCCGCCAGCGCTGCGGTCGCCCGTGCGATCCGCGCAGGGCGCCTCGGGCGCATCACCTCGGCCGTGGCGTCGGTCGCATGGTGGCGGTCCCAGGCCTACTACGACTCCGGAGCCTGGCGGGGCACCTGGGAGCTGGACGGTGGGGGCGCCGTGATGAACCAGGGCGTGCACACCGTGGATCTGCTCCTGTGGTTCCTGGGCCGCCCCTCTGAGATCCACGCCCACACCGGCCTACTCGCCCACGAGCGCGTCGAAGTCGAGGACACCGCCGTCGCGACCGTCCGGTTCGAGTCAGGCGCCCTGGCGGCCATCCACTTCACGACCGCCGCGTACCCCGGCCTGACTGCCCGCCTCCAGATCCACGGTGACCGAGGCTCGGCGTTGATCGACAACGATCGGCTCGTCTACTTCCACGCGGCCGACTCCGCAGAGGGCGACGGCGGGTCCTCCTATGGGATGGCCGGGGCAGGGAACCAGGCGCACCTCGAGGTCGGGGAGCTCGAGTCCTCGGCCAATACCCGGGGAGCCGACGACCTGCAGACCGCACACCAGATGCAGTACGCAGACGTCGTCCAGGCGATCCGCACCAGCACCGCCCCGCTCGTCGGCATCGAGGAGGCGACCGCCGCCCTGGCTGCCGTCCGCGCGGTCTACGTCTCCGCCGCCCTCGGGAAGGCTGTGTCCTTGGCTGACGTGCTCGACGGACGCTACGACGAAACCGCAGTCCACACCCCCTGA
- a CDS encoding helix-turn-helix transcriptional regulator — translation MADGRGVDRHEDRGPIEAPRRELGAFLRKKRERAVRADYGLPPVGRGRTEGLRREEIAFLSGVSVTWYTWLEQGRDINPSRQVLDAVAVNLRLTAPEHDYILGLSGFAPAPRAFAAVPEPVPDHVQHLLDALDPAPAFAVTSTWDIGAWNRGYEALFPGIATVPAKDRNLLRLTFTDPYVRGMLPDWEITVRSFLADYRAEAGSHADRDAHVELITRLRQDSADFARAWDDHEVRRFASRARTFLHPVAGRLDFEQHQLVPSDAPTLHVVAYLPAPGSDTGARMAELIGRQAAIR, via the coding sequence GTGGCTGACGGACGGGGTGTGGACCGGCACGAGGACAGGGGCCCGATCGAGGCCCCGCGCAGGGAACTCGGCGCCTTCCTGCGCAAAAAGCGCGAGCGGGCCGTCCGCGCGGACTACGGCCTCCCTCCCGTGGGCCGCGGACGCACCGAGGGACTGCGTCGCGAGGAGATCGCGTTCCTTTCCGGCGTCTCGGTGACCTGGTACACGTGGCTCGAGCAGGGTCGTGACATCAACCCGTCCCGGCAGGTGCTCGACGCCGTCGCCGTGAATCTGCGCCTCACCGCGCCCGAGCACGACTACATCCTGGGCCTGAGCGGCTTCGCTCCCGCGCCCCGGGCCTTCGCGGCGGTCCCCGAGCCCGTCCCGGACCACGTTCAGCACCTGCTGGACGCCCTGGACCCGGCCCCGGCGTTCGCTGTGACCTCGACGTGGGACATCGGCGCGTGGAACCGCGGGTACGAGGCTCTGTTCCCGGGCATCGCCACCGTGCCGGCGAAGGACCGCAACCTCCTGCGCCTCACGTTCACGGACCCCTACGTGCGGGGCATGCTGCCCGATTGGGAGATCACGGTCCGCAGCTTCCTGGCCGACTACCGCGCCGAGGCCGGCTCGCACGCAGACCGCGACGCGCACGTCGAGCTCATCACACGACTCCGCCAGGATTCCGCGGACTTCGCGCGGGCCTGGGACGATCACGAGGTCCGGCGCTTCGCCTCGCGGGCCCGGACCTTCCTGCACCCCGTCGCGGGGCGGCTCGACTTCGAGCAGCACCAGCTCGTCCCCTCTGACGCACCGACCCTGCACGTCGTCGCGTACCTCCCGGCGCCCGGATCGGACACGGGTGCGCGCATGGCGGAACTCATTGGCCGGCAGGCTGCGATCCGTTAG
- a CDS encoding carbohydrate ABC transporter permease, with product MTVTLRKDAPNRRADRPPTGGNIPATRRRTVSERNRPLWLLTPGAVLIGLIIVVPLVIGVYIAMLQLDQYTIRKWISAPFVGLNNFVEAFTGTDLLHALWNSVSFAVISTVITVPIGVYAALATQNRFRGRGLVRSVFLIPYVLPSFVVGTFWHTMLQPDGIVNKILGEVGIPAVHWLYGPASYWVLIAVEVWAAWPFIYLMALAGLQSVDAEVHEAAALDGAPWWTKLRYVIFPYLKAPVALACLIATLHHLNNFSLAFLLFGVPAPTDVQILPTLVYSMSFTSLRFGMGAAMALLSLALIALPLFIYLRAVRLDTGNDSGGKR from the coding sequence GTGACCGTCACCCTACGCAAAGACGCCCCCAACAGGCGGGCGGACCGCCCGCCGACAGGTGGCAACATCCCCGCCACCCGCCGGCGCACCGTGAGCGAGCGGAACAGGCCGCTGTGGCTCCTCACCCCCGGCGCCGTTCTGATCGGCCTGATCATCGTTGTCCCGCTAGTTATCGGCGTGTACATCGCGATGCTCCAGCTCGACCAGTACACGATCCGGAAGTGGATCAGCGCCCCGTTTGTCGGGCTGAACAACTTCGTCGAGGCCTTTACAGGCACCGACCTGCTCCACGCACTCTGGAACAGCGTGAGCTTCGCCGTCATCTCGACGGTGATCACCGTCCCGATCGGGGTCTACGCGGCGCTTGCCACGCAGAACAGGTTCAGAGGCCGGGGCCTCGTCCGCTCCGTCTTCTTGATCCCCTACGTGCTGCCGTCCTTCGTCGTCGGGACGTTCTGGCACACGATGCTCCAGCCTGACGGGATCGTGAACAAGATCCTGGGCGAGGTCGGCATACCGGCCGTCCACTGGCTCTACGGCCCTGCCAGCTACTGGGTGCTCATCGCGGTGGAGGTGTGGGCGGCGTGGCCGTTCATCTACCTCATGGCCCTCGCAGGCCTGCAGTCGGTGGATGCCGAGGTCCACGAGGCCGCCGCCCTGGACGGGGCCCCGTGGTGGACGAAGCTGCGCTACGTCATCTTCCCCTACCTGAAGGCGCCCGTGGCGCTGGCCTGCCTGATCGCCACGCTCCACCACCTGAACAACTTCTCGCTAGCGTTCCTGCTCTTCGGCGTCCCGGCCCCGACCGACGTGCAGATCCTGCCCACGCTCGTCTACAGCATGAGCTTCACGAGCCTGCGGTTCGGGATGGGGGCGGCGATGGCGCTGCTGTCGCTGGCCTTGATCGCGCTGCCCCTGTTCATCTACCTCCGCGCCGTCCGGCTCGACACAGGAAACGACTCAGGAGGGAAGCGATGA
- a CDS encoding VOC family protein yields the protein MTTTVQMRLELIHLPVSDVDRARDFYVEKCGWELITDHVQMGDMRIVQVCPPGSGCAILMGRNIPEISDMPVGVQKGLHLVVANMEEATKDLASRGVELGEVQDLGGVLYCRFEDPDGNSWLLQQWAEGGFPHEAG from the coding sequence ATGACCACCACCGTCCAGATGAGGCTCGAACTCATCCACCTTCCGGTCAGCGACGTGGACCGCGCCCGCGACTTCTACGTCGAGAAGTGCGGCTGGGAGCTGATCACGGACCACGTCCAGATGGGCGACATGCGCATCGTGCAGGTCTGCCCGCCCGGCTCCGGCTGCGCGATCCTCATGGGCCGCAACATCCCCGAGATCAGCGACATGCCCGTCGGTGTCCAGAAGGGTCTGCACCTCGTCGTCGCCAACATGGAGGAGGCCACCAAGGATCTGGCGAGCCGCGGCGTCGAACTCGGCGAGGTGCAGGACCTCGGCGGGGTCCTCTACTGCCGCTTCGAGGACCCGGACGGCAACTCGTGGCTCCTGCAGCAGTGGGCCGAGGGCGGCTTCCCGCACGAGGCGGGGTGA
- a CDS encoding sensor histidine kinase: MGAIARNPGQLGWLLAAVVLAAGIGQAFAEDSGPRLWGTAAVAAAFALSMLLFRRWLWAAVALTAGTVLLSAGAGLRHANFLAEVLACLVVVYAVGYALELRWALAGLGIMFAAVAVPSVPDARDYAWLAIVIGGSWGMARVLRSRRLLIESLRAATAELEHSREELAASAVAQERLRIARDIHDIVAHSVTVMLVQATAAERTLHRGGRDATDSIRAVQDTARDALAELRRMLGVLRADHDGDHSPSWAREPQSGLAEVERLVANFREAGLQVEYAAPVLAADLPAGVQLTAYRVVQEGLTNVLKHSASPGALVRLSEHDGGLVAEVHDAGPARSAAGVPGGHGIAGMRERVAGHGGRLSASTTAGGGFSLVAHLPLGEAR, translated from the coding sequence ATGGGCGCCATCGCGCGGAATCCGGGACAGCTCGGCTGGCTGCTGGCTGCAGTTGTCCTCGCCGCCGGGATCGGCCAGGCCTTCGCCGAGGATTCGGGGCCGCGGCTGTGGGGGACTGCGGCCGTGGCCGCCGCGTTTGCACTATCGATGCTCCTGTTCAGAAGGTGGCTGTGGGCGGCGGTGGCCCTGACGGCAGGCACGGTTCTGCTGTCCGCTGGCGCTGGCCTGCGCCACGCCAACTTCCTGGCGGAGGTCCTCGCATGCCTCGTGGTGGTGTACGCGGTGGGGTATGCGCTCGAGCTGCGCTGGGCACTCGCGGGTCTTGGCATCATGTTCGCCGCGGTGGCGGTGCCGAGCGTGCCAGACGCACGGGATTACGCGTGGCTCGCCATCGTCATCGGCGGGTCATGGGGCATGGCCCGCGTGCTCAGGAGCAGACGCCTGCTCATCGAGAGTCTGCGCGCCGCGACCGCAGAGCTCGAACACAGCCGGGAGGAACTTGCAGCCAGCGCCGTGGCGCAGGAGCGACTCCGGATCGCGCGCGACATCCATGACATCGTCGCCCACTCCGTCACGGTCATGCTCGTCCAGGCCACGGCCGCCGAGCGCACCCTGCACCGCGGGGGCCGAGATGCCACCGACTCCATCCGGGCCGTGCAGGACACCGCCCGAGATGCGCTCGCGGAGCTGCGCCGGATGCTCGGCGTGCTGAGGGCCGACCACGACGGCGACCACTCGCCGTCGTGGGCCCGCGAACCACAGTCTGGGCTCGCCGAGGTGGAGCGTCTCGTGGCGAACTTCCGCGAGGCGGGCCTCCAGGTCGAGTACGCGGCGCCCGTGCTCGCCGCAGACCTGCCCGCGGGCGTCCAGCTCACCGCCTACCGGGTGGTCCAGGAGGGGCTGACGAACGTGCTCAAGCACTCGGCGTCGCCCGGTGCACTCGTCCGCCTCAGCGAACACGACGGCGGGCTCGTGGCCGAGGTCCACGACGCCGGCCCTGCACGCTCCGCCGCTGGGGTCCCCGGCGGCCACGGCATCGCCGGGATGCGCGAGCGCGTGGCCGGACACGGTGGCCGCCTCTCCGCGAGCACGACGGCGGGTGGCGGGTTCAGCCTGGTGGCTCACCTCCCGCTCGGGGAGGCAAGGTGA
- a CDS encoding ABC transporter substrate-binding protein produces the protein MKRATLRLLGMATAVSIGALGLAGCGQGGGNDGSADGAGKTLNVLVGANANHAQQFQDWQNRIAAAFKKQTGADVKFETFASANDELQKIQTSVVSGQGADVYAIGTTFTPTAYSTGAFVKLDQSMWDKVGGRDRFVPATLGISGPDPQDEVGVPFTDRPYVLAYNTELFKKAGLDKPAATWDGLLEQAKKLTGSGVYGFSTGYADNYTPWKFAWTMANQAGNPLVDGNKARIDDPTVKQAYETYLGWLTKDKVVNPAALGWNDTQAAADFASGTSAMMLMTTASSKVTFDNSPVKGKYAYAVMPAVPPGQTSAPAGGTPVSSIISGDNLVIAKYSQNQDLAAAYIKLVTSDDEQINYNKVFGDLPANAAAAKKVEDADPSLAPVLDSASKSKSTPFTGAWGDIQLALTNVVVQSRQSLASGSVDEGILQTALAKAQKDAQASLDRASANK, from the coding sequence ATGAAGAGAGCAACTCTGCGCCTGCTCGGGATGGCCACAGCTGTCTCCATCGGCGCTCTGGGACTTGCGGGCTGCGGCCAGGGCGGCGGCAACGACGGCTCCGCTGACGGCGCGGGCAAGACACTCAATGTCCTGGTGGGGGCCAACGCGAACCACGCCCAGCAGTTCCAGGACTGGCAGAACCGCATTGCGGCCGCGTTCAAGAAGCAGACCGGTGCCGATGTGAAGTTCGAGACGTTCGCCTCGGCGAACGATGAGCTGCAGAAGATCCAGACCTCTGTCGTCTCCGGCCAGGGGGCGGACGTCTACGCCATCGGCACCACCTTCACGCCCACAGCCTATTCGACGGGCGCCTTCGTCAAGCTCGACCAGTCGATGTGGGACAAGGTCGGCGGCCGCGACCGCTTCGTCCCGGCCACGCTCGGCATCTCTGGGCCCGACCCGCAGGACGAGGTTGGGGTCCCCTTCACCGACCGCCCCTATGTACTCGCCTACAACACCGAGCTGTTCAAGAAGGCCGGCCTCGACAAGCCTGCGGCGACCTGGGACGGGCTGCTCGAGCAGGCGAAGAAGCTCACCGGCAGCGGCGTGTACGGCTTCTCCACCGGCTACGCCGACAACTACACCCCGTGGAAGTTCGCCTGGACGATGGCCAACCAGGCCGGCAACCCACTCGTCGACGGCAACAAGGCCCGGATCGACGACCCAACGGTGAAGCAGGCTTACGAGACGTACCTCGGCTGGCTCACCAAGGACAAGGTGGTCAACCCTGCCGCACTGGGCTGGAACGACACCCAGGCAGCGGCGGACTTCGCCTCCGGCACGTCCGCGATGATGCTCATGACGACGGCCTCATCGAAGGTCACGTTCGACAACTCGCCCGTCAAGGGCAAGTACGCCTATGCGGTCATGCCAGCCGTCCCGCCAGGCCAGACCTCCGCGCCGGCCGGCGGAACACCAGTCAGCTCGATCATCTCCGGGGACAACCTCGTGATCGCCAAGTACTCCCAGAACCAGGATCTGGCCGCGGCGTACATCAAGCTCGTCACGAGCGACGACGAGCAGATCAACTACAACAAGGTCTTCGGCGACCTGCCAGCGAACGCTGCCGCAGCGAAGAAGGTCGAAGATGCTGACCCCTCGCTCGCCCCCGTGCTCGACTCCGCCAGCAAGTCCAAGTCCACCCCGTTCACCGGGGCGTGGGGCGACATACAGCTGGCGCTGACCAACGTCGTCGTCCAGTCCCGCCAGTCCCTCGCCAGCGGCAGCGTGGACGAGGGGATCCTTCAGACGGCCCTTGCCAAGGCCCAGAAGGACGCGCAGGCTTCGCTCGACCGGGCCTCGGCGAACAAGTGA
- a CDS encoding VOC family protein encodes MGAVKRFDHIGITVSDLDEATAFFVGLGLEVEGRTPVEGEFIDTVTGIPGSRTEIVMLRPPDDGTRLELSSFTHPDHHPGNPAAMANELGLRSVAFEVDSVHTVVERLAADGYGLIGGIGEYEGVWRMAYVRGPDGITVALAERIG; translated from the coding sequence ATGGGCGCCGTCAAGCGCTTCGACCACATCGGCATCACCGTCTCCGACCTCGACGAGGCCACCGCATTCTTCGTGGGGCTCGGGCTCGAGGTCGAGGGCCGTACGCCCGTCGAGGGCGAGTTCATCGACACTGTCACAGGCATCCCCGGCTCCCGGACCGAAATCGTGATGCTCCGCCCGCCCGACGACGGCACGCGCCTCGAGCTCTCGAGCTTCACCCACCCGGACCATCACCCGGGAAACCCGGCGGCCATGGCCAACGAGCTGGGCCTGCGCAGCGTTGCGTTCGAGGTCGACTCCGTGCACACCGTCGTCGAGCGCCTCGCCGCCGACGGGTATGGGCTCATCGGCGGGATCGGCGAGTACGAGGGCGTGTGGCGCATGGCCTACGTTCGCGGGCCCGACGGGATCACTGTGGCCCTCGCCGAGCGGATCGGCTGA